In one Diabrotica virgifera virgifera chromosome 7, PGI_DIABVI_V3a genomic region, the following are encoded:
- the LOC114329848 gene encoding leucine-rich repeat-containing protein 15-like — MASLRKWLFLYFITNFYVMEIMCTEDCREDKKTINKIIPAHYKPNPRQPWSQIYVSEQREEIITGLNISCKNVKLPLHYVVKGSCNNCTQILTILSSNLSEIPPSSFVNTKTISRLILKNLNILKLSPGAFVQRSLVEINLSKNRLSEIGLGVFNSLDNLETLDLSLNQISKLETQSFSGMTNLKSLNLSHNSLLAFSYKVFDPNIHPMEALDLGFNPILHLTVEINIKIESLFLNNNELNELNFCPHLFNTVSLKNNHLKNLSSTFCTSKGNDLISFDVSCNNISSIGDFYFGEALKLQSLNLSHNNLSLLSPGVFYNMSNLKYLNMSYNNLKDFMFGTFDSLNNLDTLDISNNNFYTISASLHSLTSVNQLFIQNNHVQDINPDQLQTYFPQLKKIFFDNNNLSCDNVVNIVRKLKASKVEILHNNLRNSTNVHGLTCLGTPDIALIPKTLNKTDNETLKDYFDEIKNSSLYQMLEHIYSSEKGKNVGYSKNVTSDKSLTDKYLEDNLKNTQNFTNYFREFIENQKKIVTADNEVNTKLYKYIHELSHSQETKTNILDPEKLAYTETSGYNKMVLVLSINTVFIILLCLIALLIGYVLFKNNNSRAPNVREHVELLDN; from the exons ATGGCAAGTTTAAG gaAGTGGCTTTTCCTGTACTTTATTACCAATTTTTATGTTATGGAAATTATGTGTACAGAAGACTGCAGAGaagacaaaaaaacaataaataagaTAATACCGGCACATTACAAGCCAAATCCGCGGCAACCATGGTCACAAATTTATGTTTCTGAGCAGAGGGAGGAAATTATCACCGGACTAAACATAAGctgcaaaaatgtcaaattacCTTTACATTATGTCGTAAAGGGCTCTTGTAATAACTGCACACAAATACTTACAATCTTGTCATCAAATCTATCTGAAATACCCCCATCTTCTTTTGTAAATACTAAAACTATATCCAGacttatattaaaaaatttaaatattttaaaactttCTCCTGGTGCTTTTGTTCAACGGTCGTTAGTAGAAATTAATCTGTCAAAAAATCGTTTATCTGAGATTGGCTTAGGTGTTTTTAATTCGTTGGATAATCTAGAAACTCTCGATTTATCTCTAAATCAAATATCAAAGTTAGAAACCCAGTCTTTTAGTGGAATGACAAATTTAAAGTCACTAAATTTGTCACACAATAGTTTATTGGCATTTTCCTATAAAGTTTTTGATCCTAATATTCACCCGATGGAAGCACTAGATTTAGGTTTTAACCCAATATTACACTTAACAGTAGAAATCAATATTAAGATAGagagtttatttttaaataataatgagCTGAACGAGCTAAACTTTTGTCCCCATCTATTTAATACCGTGAGTTTAAAAAACAACCACTTAAAAAATCTCTCTTCAACTTTTTGTACCTCAAAAGGTAATGATTTAATTTCTTTTGATGTCAGTTGTAATAATATTAGTAGCATTGGTGATTTTTACTTCGGAGAAGCTTTGAAGCTGCAATCACTAAACTTAAGCCATAATAATCTTAGTTTACTGTCACCAGGAGTTTTCTACAATATGtcgaatttaaaatatttaaatatgtcaTACAATAATCTTAAAGATTTTATGTTCGGTACATTTGATAGTTTAAATAATTTAGATACTCTAGATATTTCGAATAACAATTTTTATACAATAAGTGCCTCTTTACATTCTTTGACTAGCGTAAACCAATTATTCATACAAAATAATCATGTTCAAGATATAAATCCCGATCAACTTCAAACATATTTTCCAcaattaaagaaaatattttttgataataataatCTATCTTGTGATAATGTTGTTAATATTGTTCGAAAGCTCAAAGCTTCAAAGGTAGAAATATTACACAATAATTTACGAAATAGCACTAACGTCCATGGACTTACTTGTTTAGGTACACCAGACATTGCTCTCATACCGAAAACCCTTAATAAAACAGACAATGAGACTCTGAAAGATTATTTCGACGAAATAAAAAACAGTAGTTTATACCAGATGCTTGAACACATCTATTCATCAGAAAAAGGAAAAAATGTCGGGTATTCAAAAAACGTAACTTCAGATAAATCATTAACTGACAAATATCTAGAAGACAATTTAAAAAATACCCAGAACTTTACCAATTATTTTAGAGAATTTATagaaaatcagaaaaaaattgtTACCGCAGATAATgaagtgaatacaaaattgtatAAATATATACATGAATTAAGTCATTCTCAGGAGACAAAGACAAATATTTTGGATCCTGAAAAGCTAGCGTACACTGAAACTAGTGGATATAACAAAATGGTACTAGTTCTGTCTATTAATACtgtttttataatattgttaTGTTTGATAGCTCTACTCATTGGCtatgttctatttaaaaataataattctagAGCACCAAACGTAAGAGAACATGTAGAGCTATTAGATAATTGA
- the LOC126887962 gene encoding uncharacterized protein LOC126887962 yields the protein MAASLVVSLRGQAATVLQFLPQDSPTYDSLVQALETRYGQQHLKQVFQSQLKVRYQKHNESLQEFEADIKRLLHLAYPQAPKDFLEQIGIQAFIDGLHDIEMQQALRLQHHKTLNGALVSAQEFEAAKSISRSRPRLKEIRFREDEQVPTTDNQQPILSQMLNILQNLQQNQQKAQNQNRRCFNCGRIGHLQVNCRSGSQARKEEYNNDVRRSPRSTSRSPSYSPTRNISRDRYVRSRSPTTDHRYSNNSQGNE from the coding sequence ATGGCAGCTTCCTTGGTGGTGTCGCTTCGAGGTCAGGCAGCAACCGTCCTTCAATTTCTTCCTCAGGATTCACCTACTTATGACTCACTTGTTCAAGCTTTAGAAACAAGATATGGCCAACAACATCTGAAGCAGGTTTTTCAAAGTCAGCTTAAAGTTCGGTATCAAAAACATAACGAGAGCCTACAAGAATTTGAAGCTGATATTAAAAGATTACTACATTTGGCATACCCTCAGGCACCTAAAGATTTTCTTGAACAAATCGGTATACAGGCATTCATAGACGGACTACATGATATCGAAATGCAACAGGCTCTCCGATTACAACACCACAAAACGCTAAATGGAGCACTAGTTTCAGCCCAGGAGTTTGAAGCGGCTAAAAGTATTTCAAGATCTCGCCCAAGATTAAAAGAAATCAGATTTCGAGAAGATGAACAAGTCCCTACCACAGATAATCAACAACCTATTTTGTCCCAGATGTTGAACATACTCCAAAATCTTCAACAAAATCAACAAAAAGCTCAAAATCAAAACAGAAGATGTTTTAACTGCGGAAGAATTGGACATTTGCAGGTCAATTGTAGAAGTGGATCCCAAGcgagaaaagaagaatacaaTAATGATGTCAGAAGGTCGCCTAGATCGACATCCAGAAGCCCATCATATAGTCCTACTAGAAATATTAGTAGAGATAGGTATGTAAGAAGTCGATCTCCTACAACTGACCACAGATATTCAAACAATAGCCAGGGAAACGAATAA